A window of Corticium candelabrum chromosome 3, ooCorCand1.1, whole genome shotgun sequence contains these coding sequences:
- the LOC134177410 gene encoding collagen alpha-4(IV) chain-like, whose product MPGQDGRKGSAGHRGENGLKGEKGDRGDPGENGKPGSPGKDGQKGPRGFTGPPGPIREITFGEGDFTGIIGPPGVTGSTGATGSPGPPGRDGRDGSPGVRGPPGVHGFPGIKGMKGEKGDSEVKEAIVSSIIGPRGPPGEKGHRGRKGVDGANGQKGETGVPGEPGKCLCPLSENPSVSTASDQPLGDHPQVEPTEPLIAIGMKMKTKESVGASGYKVWVTTLVMHSQTEAIPMCPAGYSQLATGYSLAVKKSETLGYNEVLDLGRVESCVRDYQPAQRVVYYDGGWKSGTEMECFWLAAEAFVVHQSVSKKALPSRCIVCGGVPKVKVVHSHTRAVPLCPGGYKSIWTGFSYYSVSGNGKCNTQAHEVDMASSGSCLQGIISRMYVKCARSLRHCQTDETITSLWMPSESDGAVGRSQDKLSAFPVSRCIVCAELIH is encoded by the exons ATGCCTGGGCAAGATGGGAGAAAAGGCTCAGCAGGACATCGTGGAGAAAATGGATTAAAAGGCGAAAAGGGAGATCGAGGTGACCCAGGAGAGAATGGCAAACCAGGTTCTCCTGGTAAAGATGGTCAGAAAGGACCCAGAGGATTTACTGGGCCACCTGGACCTATTAGAGAGATTACATTTGGTGAGGGAGACTTTACTGGAATAATTGGGCCACCAGGTGTTACTGGTTCCACTGGTGCTACAGGCAGTCCTG GACCTCCTGGACGAGATGGTCGTGATGGCAGTCCAGGTGTACGCGGTCCTCCTGGGGTGCATGGCTTTCCTGGGATaaaaggaatgaaaggagagaaaggagacagTGAAGTCAAAGAAGCTATTGTGTCTTCTA TAATAGGACCACGCGGTCCACCTGGTGAAAAAGGTCACAGAGGTAGAAAAGGTGTTGATGGTGCCAACGGTCAAAAAGGAGAGACTG GTGTACCTGGAGAACCTGGAAAGTGCTTATGTCCATTGTCTGAAA ACCCTTCAGTGAGTACTGCCTCGGATCAGCCATTAGGTGATCATCCTCAGGTTGAGCCTACTGAGCCTCTTATTGCTATCGGAATGAAAATGAAAACGAAAGAGTCAGTTGGAGCAAGTGGTTATAAAGTGTGGG TAACAACACTTGTAATGCACAGCCAAACTGAAGCTATTCCAATGTGTCCTGCTGGATATTCACAACTCGCCACTGGCTACTCTTTAGCTGTCAAGAAAAGCGAAACACTTGGCTATAATGAAG TCTTAGACCTTGGAAGAGTTGAATCGTGTGTTAGAGATTATCAGCCAGCACAGAGAGTTGTTTACTATGATGGTGGCTGGAAATCAGGCACTGAAATGGAATG TTTCTGGCTGGCTGCTGAGGCATTTGTTGTGCACCAGTCGGTTTCAAAGAAAGCGCTGCCAAGTCGCTGCATTGTCTGTGGTGGTGTGCCTAAAGTTAAGGTAGTACACAGTCATACACGTGCTGTTCCACTGTGTCCTGGTGGCTACAAAAGCATATGGACTGGATTTAGTTACTACTCG GTTTCTGGAAACGGAAAATGtaacacacaagcacatgaAGTAGACATGGCATCATCGGGTTCTTGCCTTCAGGGAATCATCTCTAGAATGTATGTAAAGTGTGCACGTAGTCTTCGTCACTGTCAAACGGACGAGACCATCACTAGCCTTTGGATGCCTTCAGAGTCAGATGGTGCAGTTGGACGCTCACAAGATAAGTTATCAGCCTTTCCTGTCAGTCGTTGCATAGTGTGTGCTGAATTGATTCACTGA
- the LOC134177411 gene encoding collagen alpha-2(VI) chain-like encodes MQITNYVHFLNLLLSARALEIRCGANHILEMEPLYLYQIKDREVIVTGKNVTQWEIRIANAKGTAREVRKHLTLVNGKDLRINGTSSKIEGLRLRYVDKAGNASAWATLMTASLPEVLVAKKRRMEIEEGGKVPKVCYSLTPGIPEMNTLKVYKGEEEMEEGVDYNVKSNCIRLLHSLPQDSGTYAIVASNCIGSSNFSFHLRVTRSHAVSEQSPLQKGEKGEVGLPGPTGITGQNGNDGLLGEDGLPGVKGDKGESGSPGLVGIRGPPGETGSRGLQGMVSAPGFKGEKGNDGVVGHPGAPGQKGQKGETGSRGNPGSPGSPGLSATGVAGLTGSPGMKGVKGTKGEQGKK; translated from the exons ATGCAGATTACCAATTACGTTCATTTTCTTAACCTTCTATTGTCAGCTCGGGCGTTGGAAATACGATGTG GAGCCAACCACATTTTGGAAATGGAACCTCTGTATTTGTACCAGATCAAGGACAGAGAAGTCATTGTAACTGGTAAGAACGTCACGCAATGGGAAATCCGAATAGCGAATGCCAAGGGTACAGCAAGAGAAGTTCGAAAGCATTTGACTTTGGTGAATGGAAAAGATCTCCGCATAAATGGTACTTCTAGCAAAATTGAGGGACTTAGGCTGAGATACGTTGACAAAGCAGGAAATGCAAGTGCATGGGCAACTCTTATGACAGCAA GTCTGCCTGAGGTGCTTGTGGCTAAAAAAAGACGAATGGAAATAGAAGAGGGTGGTAAAGTTCCAAAAGTCTGTTACAGTCTAACACCAGGGATACCAGAGATGAATACTCTGAAGGTTTACAAAGGTGAAGAAGAGATGGAAGAAGGAGTAGATTACAATGTGAAGTCTAACTGTATCAGACTTTTGCACTCTTTACCTCAAGATTCTGGGACATATGCCATAGTTGCAAGTAACTGCATTGGATCATCAAACTTTTCATTTCATCTTAGAGTGACCAGATCACATG CTGTTTCTGAGCAGTCACCTCTCCAGAAGGGTGAGAAAGGTGAAGTTGGCCTCCCAGGCCCAACTGGCATAACAGGACAGAATGGTAATGATGGATTACTAGGAGAAGATGGACTGCCAGGGGTAAAGGGTGATAAAGGGGAATCAG GGTCACCTGGTTTAGTTGGAATAAGAGGTCCACCTGGTGAGACAGGCTCCAGAGGTTTACAAGGGATGGTTAGTGCACCTGGTTTCAAAGGAGAAAAAG GCAACGATGGTGTGGTTGGCCACCCAGGCGCTCCAGGACAGAAGGGACAAAAAGGTGAAACAGGTAGCCGCGGTAATCCAGGCAGCCCTGGCTCACCAGGCTTATCTGCCACTGGAGTAGCTGGTCTAACTGGGTCACCTGGAATGAAGGGTGTAAAGGGAACTAAAGGAGAGCAAGGCAAGAAATAA